In Anaerolineales bacterium, the following proteins share a genomic window:
- a CDS encoding cyclic nucleotide-binding domain-containing protein: MNLSDLRKSPLFEGLTDDELRQLMENAKPVSLRAGEYLMKQGDVGDAAYVVVKGEFEVSKQSGQSLIKIDVRNPGDVLGEMALLSSSPRSASVVAVTDCEVLRISPEAFENLLSTSSTATLAVLHWVMNRLSQNDALLHQQERMAALGTLSAGLAHELNNPAAAAQRSAAELQTTLVKWQALTHEIESVAVKENQSEWLNQFKQDAARRFEARVKLEALEKIDLVDQLQSWLEANGVESAWELAPALVNFGWDVESLEKLKTSAFFQLSIQWLGASCLMMDLLTEVQHTTQRVSEIVRAMKSYSYLDQAPLLEVDVHEGLENTLVIMQHKLKQGVTVKREYAPDLPRIEAYASELNQVWTNIIDNAADAMNGNGVITLRTRTEDNRVIVEIIDNGPGIPENIRERIFEPFFTTKPVGSGTGLGLHISHDIIANHHRGQLLVKSKPGETIFKAALPIKHENDGSAKNYDR; the protein is encoded by the coding sequence ATGAATCTATCCGACCTCCGTAAATCACCCCTCTTTGAAGGCTTGACCGACGATGAGTTGCGTCAACTCATGGAAAACGCCAAGCCTGTCTCCCTGCGCGCGGGGGAATATCTAATGAAGCAAGGCGATGTGGGTGACGCGGCGTACGTGGTGGTGAAAGGCGAATTCGAGGTCAGTAAACAGTCGGGACAATCGCTGATCAAAATTGACGTGCGGAATCCAGGCGATGTGTTGGGCGAAATGGCGCTGCTCTCAAGTTCGCCGCGTTCTGCAAGCGTGGTGGCGGTCACCGATTGCGAGGTGTTGCGGATTTCTCCCGAAGCGTTTGAAAATCTACTGTCCACGAGTTCGACCGCTACGTTGGCAGTTTTGCATTGGGTGATGAATCGACTTAGTCAAAACGACGCGTTGCTCCACCAGCAGGAACGGATGGCGGCGCTGGGCACGTTGAGCGCGGGGCTGGCGCACGAGTTGAACAATCCTGCCGCCGCGGCGCAACGGAGCGCGGCAGAGTTGCAGACCACGCTCGTCAAATGGCAGGCGTTGACGCACGAGATCGAGTCGGTCGCCGTCAAAGAGAATCAAAGCGAATGGTTGAATCAATTCAAGCAGGATGCGGCGCGGCGGTTCGAGGCGCGGGTCAAACTCGAGGCGTTGGAGAAAATCGACTTGGTGGACCAACTTCAATCGTGGTTGGAAGCGAATGGGGTTGAATCCGCGTGGGAGCTTGCGCCCGCGTTGGTCAACTTCGGGTGGGATGTCGAGTCGCTGGAGAAATTAAAGACGTCGGCATTTTTCCAATTGTCCATTCAATGGCTTGGCGCGAGTTGTTTGATGATGGATTTGCTCACGGAGGTACAACACACCACCCAGCGCGTGTCGGAGATCGTGCGCGCGATGAAATCGTATTCGTATCTCGACCAGGCGCCGCTGCTCGAAGTGGACGTGCACGAGGGGCTTGAAAATACGCTGGTCATTATGCAGCATAAATTGAAACAAGGCGTGACGGTGAAGCGTGAGTACGCGCCCGACCTGCCGCGCATCGAAGCGTACGCGAGCGAGTTGAATCAAGTGTGGACGAACATCATTGACAACGCCGCGGACGCGATGAATGGGAATGGTGTGATCACACTGCGGACGCGAACAGAAGACAACCGCGTGATCGTGGAAATTATTGACAACGGTCCTGGCATCCCTGAAAATATTCGGGAGCGCATCTTCGAGCCGTTCTTTACCACCAAGCCAGTGGGGAGCGGAACGGGACTCGGCTTGCACATTTCACATGACATCATCGCGAACCACCATCGCGGACAGTTGCTCGTGAAGTCGAAACCCGGCGAGACGATTTTCAAAGCGGCGTTGCCGATTAAGCATGAAAATGATGGGTCGGCAAAGAATTATGATAGATGA
- a CDS encoding BrnT family toxin yields the protein MKFIWDRSKNEANIKKHELDFADAYKVFESPMLVGLDEREEYGEDRWIGIGLMENRVVVIVFTEPDEDSVRVISFRKATTDERNKYEQEYKNQFGSF from the coding sequence ATGAAGTTCATTTGGGATCGGAGTAAAAACGAAGCGAACATCAAAAAACATGAACTTGATTTTGCCGACGCCTACAAGGTCTTTGAATCTCCAATGTTGGTAGGCTTGGACGAACGAGAAGAGTACGGTGAAGATCGCTGGATAGGCATCGGATTGATGGAAAACCGCGTTGTAGTAATTGTGTTTACCGAACCAGATGAAGACTCCGTCCGAGTGATCTCTTTCAGAAAAGCAACAACCGATGAGCGAAACAAATATGAACAAGAATACAAAAACCAATTTGGATCGTTTTGA
- a CDS encoding BrnA antitoxin family protein, with product MDRFDALTDDMIDTSDIPPLTDDFFASAKWRLPKEKVKVLVEVESEVAQWFRSQGKNHQQLLADALRRFAEEHKNS from the coding sequence TTGGATCGTTTTGATGCCCTGACCGATGACATGATTGACACATCGGATATCCCGCCGCTTACGGATGATTTCTTCGCATCCGCGAAATGGCGTTTGCCGAAGGAAAAAGTGAAGGTGCTGGTGGAAGTAGAGTCCGAGGTCGCGCAGTGGTTTAGGTCACAAGGGAAAAACCATCAGCAACTTTTAGCGGATGCATTACGGCGCTTCGCTGAGGAACATAAAAATAGTTGA
- a CDS encoding FAD-dependent oxidoreductase, which yields MPKPVIFSIDDDPSVLNSIERDLRAKYGSDYRIIPINSGKAALEYLKKMEQRNETVALFLVDQRMPEMNGTEFLAEAMKTYPQAKRVLLTAYADTQAAIDSINEVRLDYYLMKPWHPPNERLYPILDELLEDWKAHVRLPYEGIRVAGALWSLSSHQVKDFLTRHQIPYQWLDVEKDEKARKLVEGVTSETKLPVIFFPDGKTLIEPDLKQLADKVGLQTQAGLPFYDIIVIGSGPAGLAAAVYAGSEGYKCLVIEKAAPGGQAGSSPKIENYLGFPSGISGDDLTRRAVSQAKRFGVEILSAQEASRIVVKDAYRIVQLKDGTEISSHAVLIATGASFHILKMPGADKLTGAGIYYGAAYTEAMNYKDGDVFVVGGANSAAQGAIYLSQFARKVTVLVRGHEPTASKHLVDAMQSNPKIEILTDTDLLEVKGSATLEQITFKNTKTNETQTRDASALFVFIGVRPQSQMIADLVKRSDKGYVYTGPDVKADKTPHLLWTLERDPFLLETSTPGIFAAGDVRFGTNHRVASAVGEGAIAYALMKEYLKSL from the coding sequence ATGCCCAAGCCAGTTATCTTTTCCATTGACGACGACCCATCCGTTTTGAATTCCATCGAGCGCGACCTGCGCGCCAAATACGGAAGCGACTATCGCATCATCCCTATCAACTCTGGCAAAGCGGCGCTCGAATATTTAAAGAAGATGGAACAGCGCAACGAAACGGTCGCGCTGTTTTTGGTTGACCAGCGCATGCCCGAAATGAACGGCACTGAGTTTCTTGCCGAGGCGATGAAGACGTATCCGCAAGCGAAACGCGTTTTGCTCACCGCCTACGCCGACACGCAAGCGGCAATTGATTCCATCAACGAAGTGCGGCTGGATTACTATTTGATGAAGCCGTGGCATCCGCCGAATGAACGGCTCTACCCCATCCTCGACGAACTGCTCGAAGACTGGAAAGCCCATGTGCGATTACCGTACGAGGGCATCCGCGTGGCTGGCGCGTTGTGGTCGCTTTCGAGTCATCAAGTGAAAGACTTCCTCACGCGGCATCAAATCCCCTATCAATGGCTGGATGTTGAAAAGGATGAAAAGGCGCGCAAACTCGTCGAAGGCGTCACCAGCGAAACAAAACTGCCCGTCATCTTTTTTCCCGACGGCAAAACGTTGATCGAACCTGATCTAAAGCAACTGGCAGATAAAGTCGGTTTGCAAACACAGGCGGGACTTCCGTTTTACGACATCATCGTCATCGGCAGTGGACCTGCGGGTCTTGCTGCGGCGGTGTATGCTGGCAGTGAAGGATACAAGTGTCTCGTCATCGAGAAAGCCGCGCCAGGCGGGCAGGCTGGTTCAAGCCCGAAGATCGAAAATTATCTCGGCTTCCCTTCGGGCATCTCTGGCGACGATCTCACACGCCGCGCGGTCTCGCAGGCGAAGCGCTTCGGGGTGGAAATTCTGTCGGCGCAGGAGGCAAGCCGAATCGTCGTTAAAGACGCGTATCGCATTGTCCAATTAAAAGATGGGACGGAGATTTCGTCTCACGCGGTGCTCATCGCGACAGGCGCGTCGTTCCACATTTTGAAAATGCCAGGCGCGGACAAACTCACAGGCGCGGGAATTTATTACGGCGCGGCATACACCGAGGCGATGAATTACAAAGACGGCGATGTGTTCGTTGTCGGCGGCGCGAACTCGGCGGCGCAAGGCGCGATCTATCTCAGTCAATTCGCGCGCAAGGTCACTGTGCTTGTGCGCGGGCACGAACCCACCGCATCGAAACATCTCGTGGACGCGATGCAAAGCAATCCCAAGATCGAAATCCTCACCGACACCGACCTGCTCGAAGTGAAGGGCAGCGCTACGCTCGAACAGATCACTTTCAAAAACACAAAGACGAACGAAACGCAGACCCGCGACGCTTCGGCGTTGTTCGTGTTCATCGGCGTCCGCCCGCAAAGCCAGATGATTGCGGATCTCGTGAAGCGCAGTGACAAGGGATACGTGTACACGGGTCCCGATGTGAAAGCAGACAAAACCCCGCATCTCCTCTGGACCTTGGAGCGTGATCCGTTTCTTTTAGAGACCTCCACACCTGGAATTTTCGCGGCAGGCGACGTGCGCTTCGGGACCAACCATCGAGTTGCCTCGGCTGTGGGAGAAGGCGCCATCGCTTACGCCTTGATGAAGGAGTATTTGAAATCATTATAG
- a CDS encoding VOC family protein, with translation MDQSQDTTKTDFSIHPKTQMGQISLTVANLDNQIEFYQKAMGFKLHWRENGKAGLGAGTADLLLLNEEPNLKKYRGVTGLYHVAYLFPNRRELAIAIGRLFALKYPNAPTDHILTKTTYLDDLEGNGIELYCESPEDGTWTFKDGKFETYRKDGSWSDGREALDVDALFDHIQEGDRLDAPVPPELKIGHVHLHVRDVDEAIDFYHGIIGFDVMGVAKPFQMGFVSAGGYHHHLGLNTWQGRGAPPPPPDAVGLRHFTIDIPSQAAYDEVVARVDAAGVPSNRTEAGLLLHDPSQNGVVLRVAK, from the coding sequence ATGGATCAATCTCAAGATACAACCAAAACTGACTTTTCCATCCACCCCAAAACGCAGATGGGGCAGATCTCGCTCACGGTGGCGAATCTCGACAATCAGATCGAGTTCTACCAAAAGGCGATGGGATTCAAACTGCATTGGAGGGAAAACGGAAAAGCGGGTCTGGGCGCAGGGACGGCTGATCTGCTCCTCCTCAACGAAGAACCAAACTTGAAAAAATATCGCGGCGTGACGGGTCTGTATCACGTCGCTTATCTCTTCCCGAACCGACGTGAACTCGCCATTGCAATCGGGCGACTGTTCGCGTTGAAATATCCCAACGCGCCGACCGATCACATCCTGACCAAGACCACCTACCTCGACGACCTCGAAGGCAACGGCATCGAACTATATTGCGAATCACCCGAAGACGGTACGTGGACGTTCAAAGACGGCAAGTTCGAAACCTATCGCAAAGACGGTTCATGGAGCGACGGGCGAGAAGCGCTGGATGTGGACGCGCTGTTCGATCATATCCAGGAAGGCGACCGCCTCGACGCCCCCGTTCCACCTGAGTTGAAAATCGGACACGTGCATCTCCACGTCCGCGATGTGGATGAGGCAATAGATTTTTATCACGGCATTATCGGCTTCGATGTGATGGGCGTTGCGAAACCTTTTCAGATGGGATTCGTCTCCGCTGGCGGATATCATCACCACCTCGGACTCAACACGTGGCAGGGACGCGGCGCTCCGCCTCCTCCGCCCGATGCGGTTGGTCTGCGCCACTTTACGATTGACATCCCATCCCAAGCCGCGTACGATGAAGTCGTCGCTCGTGTGGACGCGGCAGGCGTCCCGTCGAATCGAACCGAGGCGGGTCTGCTGTTGCATGATCCATCACAGAATGGAGTTGTGCTGAGAGTGGCAAAGTAA
- the aceA gene encoding isocitrate lyase, whose amino-acid sequence MYHKYQPKSVEELKKEWENDARWKGVYRPYAAEHVDNLRGTFQHDHTIARMGAERLWQLLNEEKYIRALGALTGNQAVEMAQAGLKAIYLSGWQVAGDANDSLTMYPDQSLYPVTSVPTVLKRINNAFIRADQIQHMEGRDGEVEYFAPIVADAEAGFGGPLNTFELVKAMIEAGAAGIHLEDQLSSLKKCGHMGGKVLVPIHDFIQKLISARLAADVMGVPTIFIGRTDALSATLIRGDIDRVDKEHLTGERTTDGFWIVKNGLEYAVARALEFAPYVDLIWCETSTPDMDEAREFAKLIHAKYPDKMLAYNCSPSFNWKRKLNDAQIAEFQDQLGEMGYKFQFITLAGFHTLNASMFELAHGYARKGMTAFVNVQEREFEMEKTMGFRAVKHQSFVGAGYFDAVQTTVTGSDVSTSAMKGSTEEAQFQH is encoded by the coding sequence ATGTATCATAAGTATCAGCCCAAGTCCGTAGAAGAATTGAAGAAGGAGTGGGAAAACGACGCGCGCTGGAAAGGCGTGTATCGCCCATACGCCGCCGAACATGTGGACAACCTCCGCGGCACCTTTCAGCACGATCACACCATCGCGCGCATGGGAGCGGAACGCCTGTGGCAGCTCCTCAACGAGGAGAAATACATCCGCGCCTTAGGCGCGCTCACCGGCAACCAAGCTGTTGAAATGGCGCAGGCGGGGTTGAAAGCCATTTACCTCAGCGGCTGGCAGGTGGCAGGCGACGCCAACGACTCGCTCACCATGTACCCCGACCAAAGCCTCTATCCCGTAACTAGCGTGCCGACTGTATTGAAAAGGATTAACAACGCTTTCATCCGCGCCGACCAGATCCAGCACATGGAAGGACGCGATGGCGAAGTGGAATACTTCGCGCCCATCGTGGCGGACGCTGAAGCCGGGTTCGGCGGTCCGCTCAATACGTTTGAGTTGGTCAAAGCGATGATCGAAGCCGGAGCGGCGGGAATCCATTTGGAAGACCAGTTGTCCTCCTTGAAAAAATGCGGACACATGGGCGGCAAAGTCCTTGTGCCGATCCACGACTTCATCCAGAAACTGATCTCCGCTCGCCTCGCCGCGGACGTGATGGGTGTGCCCACTATTTTCATTGGTCGCACCGACGCCCTCTCAGCCACGCTCATCCGCGGCGACATTGACCGCGTGGACAAGGAACATCTCACCGGCGAACGCACTACCGATGGATTCTGGATCGTGAAGAACGGACTGGAATACGCCGTCGCCCGCGCGCTCGAGTTTGCTCCTTACGTGGACTTGATCTGGTGTGAAACCTCCACACCCGATATGGACGAAGCGCGCGAGTTCGCAAAACTGATCCACGCCAAGTATCCCGACAAGATGCTCGCATACAACTGCTCGCCCTCCTTCAACTGGAAACGCAAACTGAACGACGCGCAGATCGCAGAATTTCAAGACCAGTTAGGCGAGATGGGCTATAAATTCCAGTTCATCACATTGGCGGGCTTCCACACGCTCAACGCCAGCATGTTCGAACTGGCGCACGGTTATGCCCGCAAAGGCATGACCGCCTTTGTCAACGTGCAGGAACGCGAATTCGAAATGGAAAAAACAATGGGCTTCCGCGCCGTCAAACATCAATCCTTCGTAGGCGCGGGATACTTCGATGCCGTGCAGACCACCGTCACAGGCAGCGACGTTTCCACAAGCGCGATGAAAGGCTCCACAGAAGAAGCGCAATTCCAACATTGA
- the aceB gene encoding malate synthase A produces MLIIHGSTPPEFQEILTPNALAFVEQLEREFGIRRRELLQRRADRQRLLDAGTLPNFLDETANLRASKWKVGSIPDDLQNRRVEITGPTDRKMVINALNSGANVFMADFEDANSPTWDNLIQGHRNLRDAIEHTLSFSTPEKNYQLNEKTAVLFVRPRGWHLDEKHAQVDGRPVSASLFDFGLFLFHNADRLLKRGSGPYFYLPKLESHLEARLWNDVFNFAQDKLGIPRGSIKATVLVETILAAFEMDEILYELRDHIVALNAGRWDYIFSAIKKFSKRPEFLLPDRAQITMTVPFMRAYTELLVKTCHKRGAHAIGGMAAFIPSRKDAQVNEAALSKVREDKRRESADGFDGTWVAHPDLVPVAREVFDDVLKERPHQKERMRDEVNVSAADLLNFNVPNSQITEAGMRLNINVALQYLDAWLRGSGAVGIYNLMEDAATAEICRAQLWQWIHHPTASLADGRKISESLYRQFLGEEIEKIKTSYGPQSYAVSRMDAAIELFDALVVSEQFAEFLTLSAYEKII; encoded by the coding sequence ATGTTGATCATTCACGGCAGTACCCCTCCTGAATTTCAGGAGATCCTCACACCCAACGCGCTTGCCTTTGTCGAACAACTTGAACGAGAGTTCGGCATCCGCAGGCGCGAATTGCTTCAAAGGCGGGCTGATCGTCAGCGTCTGCTCGATGCTGGAACTCTGCCAAACTTTCTCGACGAGACCGCCAACCTCCGCGCGAGCAAGTGGAAAGTCGGCTCCATCCCAGACGATCTGCAGAATCGACGTGTCGAGATCACCGGTCCCACCGATCGCAAGATGGTCATCAACGCGCTGAACTCGGGGGCAAACGTTTTCATGGCGGATTTCGAAGACGCCAACTCTCCCACGTGGGACAATCTCATTCAAGGGCACCGCAACTTGCGCGACGCCATCGAACACACGCTTTCCTTTTCGACCCCCGAAAAAAATTATCAACTCAACGAAAAGACAGCCGTACTTTTTGTGCGTCCGCGCGGCTGGCATTTGGATGAAAAACACGCGCAGGTGGATGGAAGACCGGTCTCTGCTTCGCTCTTCGATTTCGGTCTGTTCCTGTTCCATAATGCGGATCGCCTCCTCAAGCGCGGTTCCGGTCCGTATTTCTACCTCCCCAAATTGGAGAGCCATCTTGAAGCGCGCCTGTGGAACGATGTCTTCAACTTTGCGCAGGATAAGCTCGGCATTCCGCGCGGCTCTATCAAAGCGACCGTCCTCGTCGAAACCATCCTCGCCGCCTTTGAAATGGACGAGATTTTGTACGAACTACGCGACCACATCGTCGCGTTGAACGCGGGTCGCTGGGATTATATTTTCAGCGCCATCAAAAAGTTCAGCAAACGCCCCGAGTTCCTCCTGCCAGATCGCGCCCAGATCACGATGACGGTCCCGTTCATGCGCGCCTACACCGAACTACTGGTAAAGACCTGCCACAAACGCGGCGCGCACGCCATCGGCGGGATGGCGGCATTCATCCCCAGCCGCAAGGACGCGCAAGTCAACGAAGCCGCGTTGTCGAAGGTGAGAGAAGATAAACGGCGTGAATCAGCCGACGGCTTCGATGGAACGTGGGTGGCGCATCCCGACCTTGTGCCGGTCGCCAGAGAAGTCTTCGACGATGTATTGAAGGAAAGACCGCATCAAAAAGAACGGATGCGCGACGAGGTCAATGTGTCCGCCGCCGATCTGCTGAACTTCAACGTCCCGAACAGCCAGATCACCGAAGCGGGCATGAGATTGAACATCAACGTCGCGCTTCAATATCTGGACGCGTGGCTGCGCGGTTCCGGCGCGGTCGGCATTTACAACCTGATGGAAGACGCCGCCACCGCCGAGATCTGCCGCGCTCAACTCTGGCAATGGATTCACCATCCCACCGCGTCGCTCGCTGATGGACGCAAAATTTCCGAAAGCCTGTACCGCCAGTTCCTGGGGGAAGAGATCGAAAAGATCAAAACATCCTACGGACCGCAATCGTACGCTGTCAGCCGAATGGACGCCGCCATCGAATTGTTCGATGCCCTGGTTGTATCCGAACAATTCGCGGAGTTCCTCACGCTTTCGGCGTATGAAAAAATAATTTAA
- a CDS encoding NAD(P)/FAD-dependent oxidoreductase, whose protein sequence is MNQYDHIIIGSGHNGLVAAAYLAKQGKKVLVLERRSILGGTVVTESFGDGFTVDSIQAGGTLRPDIIKDLKLASFGLQPFGSAQGKPASAPQPFISLLPDGNSLILQSSDLSKTADSIKKFSENDAARWGEFVRFMDKAASILDTAYATIMPRLPKNLNLRDGYGLLELGLELRLAGRKDMLNFIRALPMSAQELVEEYFESEIVKAAIASVAIHDSTLGPMSAGTGYTLIHNWLNRGGLSFLPSPSGRGAGGEGIGAITSALANAVKSFGGEIRTDAEVAKIKIENQIAKGVVLANGEEISADTVLSSADPKHTLLKLVGAQDLPPEFVWHTQSIKMRGSVAKVHLQTNGNHGIPAGTLCVAPSIKYLEKAYDAAKYGEISEKPYLEITTSGNTVSIHFQFAPYNLKHGTWNMEHENVEKLTIDTLSEYFPSLKSQVSNVKTITPLDLEQTYGLTEGDINHGQLMLDQFLFMRPIPGWSNHKTPIDNLYLCGSGVHGGGGVSGAAGRNVIKGL, encoded by the coding sequence ATGAACCAATACGATCACATCATCATCGGCTCTGGTCACAACGGACTTGTCGCCGCCGCGTATTTAGCAAAGCAAGGCAAAAAAGTTTTAGTGCTCGAACGCCGTTCGATCCTCGGCGGGACAGTTGTCACCGAATCGTTTGGCGATGGATTTACTGTGGACTCCATCCAAGCAGGCGGGACTCTGCGCCCCGACATTATCAAAGACCTCAAACTCGCTTCATTCGGACTTCAACCCTTCGGCTCTGCTCAGGGCAAGCCTGCCTCTGCTCCCCAGCCTTTCATCTCCCTTCTGCCCGACGGCAATTCTCTAATTCTCCAATCCTCTGATCTTTCCAAAACCGCCGACTCCATCAAGAAATTCTCCGAAAACGACGCGGCGCGCTGGGGTGAATTCGTCCGCTTCATGGATAAAGCCGCCAGCATTTTAGACACAGCGTATGCCACCATCATGCCGAGATTGCCGAAGAATCTAAATCTGCGAGATGGTTATGGACTTTTAGAGTTAGGTCTCGAACTTCGGCTGGCTGGACGAAAGGACATGCTCAACTTCATCCGCGCCCTGCCAATGTCCGCGCAGGAGTTGGTGGAAGAATATTTTGAATCGGAGATCGTCAAAGCAGCGATTGCTTCGGTTGCAATCCACGACTCCACGCTTGGACCAATGTCCGCTGGGACGGGGTACACGCTCATTCATAATTGGTTGAATCGTGGAGGACTATCCTTTCTCCCCTCTCCCAGCGGGAGAGGGGCTGGGGGTGAGGGCATTGGCGCAATCACCTCCGCTTTAGCAAACGCAGTCAAATCCTTCGGCGGCGAGATTCGGACAGATGCCGAAGTTGCAAAAATCAAAATCGAAAATCAAATTGCAAAAGGTGTTGTTCTGGCAAACGGCGAAGAAATATCCGCTGATACAGTTCTTTCATCCGCAGACCCGAAACACACCCTGCTCAAACTCGTCGGCGCACAGGATTTGCCGCCCGAATTCGTCTGGCATACGCAATCCATCAAAATGCGCGGCTCGGTGGCGAAGGTTCATTTACAAACAAACGGAAATCACGGAATCCCCGCAGGGACATTGTGCGTCGCGCCGTCCATCAAGTATTTGGAAAAAGCCTACGACGCGGCGAAGTATGGAGAAATTTCCGAGAAGCCATATCTTGAAATCACAACTTCTGGAAATACCGTTTCGATTCATTTCCAATTCGCGCCATACAACCTGAAACATGGGACTTGGAACATGGAACATGAAAATGTCGAGAAGTTGACAATTGATACTCTCTCCGAATACTTCCCTAGTCTCAAGTCTCAAGTCTCTAATGTCAAAACCATCACGCCACTAGACCTTGAACAAACCTACGGCTTAACCGAAGGCGACATCAATCACGGACAACTCATGCTCGATCAATTCCTCTTCATGCGCCCAATTCCTGGCTGGTCGAATCACAAAACACCGATTGATAATTTATACCTGTGCGGAAGCGGAGTCCACGGCGGAGGGGGAGTCAGCGGCGCGGCGGGACGAAATGTGATAAAAGGTTTATAA
- a CDS encoding LD-carboxypeptidase, whose product MIKPPKLNPGDKIATVSLSWGGPSVFPHRYQTGVRQLQDEFDLQVVEMPNTLRDADWLAKNPKARADDWMQAFADPSIKGIFATIGGDDSIRLLPFIDFNVIKNNPKIFLGYSDTTISHLMCYKAGLLSFYGPTIMAEFAENGGMFPYMVQSLRKTLFSSDVIGEVKPSSAGWTVERLDWADPANQNIKRKLNPSTGWKFLQGNGVHRGHLIGGCIEVLDWARGTEIFPTDWDHAILFLETSEEAPPPEMVTRTLRVFAAMGILRKLSGILFGRPGGDVPVEKFDEYDQAILQVVTREEGLSDLPIVTRMDFGHTAPMFLLPFGAQAEINSDNQTISIIESAVSV is encoded by the coding sequence GTGATCAAACCTCCCAAACTCAACCCAGGCGACAAGATCGCCACCGTCTCCCTCTCGTGGGGCGGACCGTCCGTCTTCCCGCATCGGTATCAGACGGGCGTGCGGCAATTGCAGGATGAATTCGACTTGCAAGTTGTGGAAATGCCCAACACATTGCGAGATGCAGATTGGCTGGCGAAGAATCCCAAAGCCCGCGCCGACGATTGGATGCAAGCCTTCGCCGACCCGTCCATCAAAGGCATCTTTGCCACCATCGGCGGAGACGATTCGATTCGCCTGCTTCCTTTTATTGATTTCAATGTCATCAAGAACAATCCTAAAATTTTTCTTGGATATTCCGACACGACCATCAGCCACCTGATGTGTTACAAAGCAGGCTTGCTTTCCTTTTATGGTCCAACCATCATGGCAGAGTTCGCCGAAAACGGCGGGATGTTTCCATATATGGTTCAGTCACTGAGAAAAACATTATTTTCAAGCGATGTCATCGGCGAAGTGAAACCTTCCTCCGCTGGCTGGACGGTCGAACGCCTCGACTGGGCTGACCCCGCAAACCAGAACATCAAACGCAAATTGAATCCCTCCACAGGTTGGAAGTTTCTGCAAGGCAATGGCGTCCATCGCGGGCATCTCATCGGTGGCTGTATCGAGGTACTCGATTGGGCGCGCGGCACAGAAATTTTTCCAACGGATTGGGATCATGCGATTCTATTTTTGGAAACTTCGGAGGAAGCGCCTCCGCCCGAAATGGTGACGCGTACCTTGCGCGTCTTCGCGGCGATGGGAATTCTGCGCAAACTTTCAGGGATTCTCTTCGGCAGACCTGGCGGCGACGTCCCTGTGGAAAAATTCGACGAGTACGATCAAGCCATCCTGCAAGTCGTGACGCGTGAAGAAGGCTTGTCCGATTTGCCGATCGTCACCCGCATGGACTTCGGTCACACCGCGCCGATGTTCCTCCTGCCTTTCGGCGCGCAGGCAGAGATCAACTCCGATAACCAAACCATCTCCATCATCGAAAGCGCAGTCAGCGTTTGA